The following DNA comes from Flexistipes sp..
CATGTTTCCAAGAACAAGCTGCAGTATACAATACGCTCTTGTATTGCTGCTTCCTATTGAATGCTGGGTACCACCCATGCACCATATGATAGTACCGGGTCTGTTTTGTGCCAGGATTTTGGCGACCCTTTTTATATCTTCTGCCGGCACCCCTGTAACTTCTGATACAACTTCAGGTGGATAGTTTTTTGCCTCCTTCTTGAGCTGCTCAAATCCGGAAACTCTTCTTCTGATAAAATCTTTATCTTCCCATCCGTTTTCAAGTATAACATTTATCAGCCCCATTACGTAAGCTGTGTCTGTTCCCGATCTTATTTGAACAAAATCAGTGGCTTTGGCAGCAGTTTTTGTAAATCTTGGATCGACAACAATTACCGGGGCATTGTTTACCTCTTTTGCATATAAGATATGCTGCATCGATATGGGGTGGGCTTCAGCTGCATTGGAGCCTATCATGAAGATGCATTTGGAATTGCGTATATCATTCATACTGTTTGTCATAGCTCCGTAACCCCAGGTATTTGCAACACCGGCAACAGTTGTGGAGTGGCAGATTCTGGCCTGATGGTCAATATTGTTTGTTCCCCAGAACGCAGCCAGTTTTCTCTGGAGATAGGCCATTTCATTTGAGACCTTGGCACTTCCGATCCACATAACGGAATCCGGACCGTTTTCTTTTCTGAGTTTCATCAGTTTTTCAGAAACTTCATCGAGAACCTGTTTCCAGGATATTTTCTGCCATTTTCCGTTAACTTTTTTCAGAGGGCGCTTAAGTCGTTTTTCACTTTTCACCATATCGATGGCGCTTGCTCCTTTGCAACAGTGTCCGCCTCTTGATATGGGGTGATCCTGCGCTATCTCCTGCCTTAGCCATACACCGTTCTGTACTTCGGCATACACGCCGCATGCCACAGCACAGTGAGTGCATACTGTCCTGATAATTTCAGATTTCGGATAAGGTGATTTTGCGTTTGCAGCGCTGGATTTTTTTACAACACTCGGCATAGTGGATAAACCGGCTAAAGCTGCCGTTGCCGTTGAAAACTTCAGGAATGTTCTCCTGTCAAAATTATAATTTATCGTTTTGGTGGAACTTCCGCTGAAATCCCCTTTTTTAAGTAATTTTTTGCTTGGCATAGAGACCTCCTTAATCCCTTAGAGATTTATAATACTTCTTAAAATGTTCCGTCTCTCTGTAGAGATTTTCATTTACAATTTCACCGTCTTTTGCCATAGCCGGCTTCACAATGGCAGCCACCCCCAGAGTAGCCCCGGTTACAGCCATCCCTTTCAAAAATTTTCTTCTGTCAAAAAACTCATTTTTCATAACAGACCTCCTGCTGATATAATCTTAAGTTAAAGACTTAATACCTTCCAAAAATTTCATATCCATTTCCAGGTAATCCCTGGAAAACAAACCGGCTGTTGCATAAAAGTAAGCCTTTTCGTTTGTTTTCAATATTTCAGCAAGCCTTTCAAAAGACGGGTATAAAAACTTCT
Coding sequences within:
- a CDS encoding twin-arginine translocation signal domain-containing protein, with protein sequence MKNEFFDRRKFLKGMAVTGATLGVAAIVKPAMAKDGEIVNENLYRETEHFKKYYKSLRD